One segment of Olsenella uli DSM 7084 DNA contains the following:
- a CDS encoding nucleotidyl transferase AbiEii/AbiGii toxin family protein, with product MDIMSTDEFEPRTVDKVERLLDLLDEMERHPSLKGKLALHGGTAINLFMLDVPRLSVDIDVSYIGSVSCAGSSAPSRGGCEHALDRIASMVRGERLRPCPTKNLPRLRHQSLSQATRRSGT from the coding sequence ATGGACATCATGAGCACCGACGAGTTCGAGCCGAGAACCGTGGACAAGGTCGAGCGCCTGCTCGACCTCCTGGACGAGATGGAGCGCCACCCCTCCCTCAAGGGCAAGCTGGCGCTCCACGGCGGCACGGCGATCAACCTCTTCATGCTCGACGTTCCGAGGCTCTCGGTTGACATCGACGTCTCCTACATCGGGAGCGTCTCGTGCGCTGGCTCTTCCGCGCCGTCTCGCGGTGGATGTGAGCACGCGCTTGATAGAATTGCATCAATGGTTCGAGGAGAAAGGCTACGGCCATGCCCGACAAAGAACCTGCCAAGACTGAGACATCAATCGCTCTCTCAAGCGACGCGCAGATCAGGGACATGA
- a CDS encoding type IV toxin-antitoxin system AbiEi family antitoxin domain-containing protein, whose amino-acid sequence MKYADLQFIIHGYGYILYPFLLYFVCMKFKDYIESHQAFTTGDVYAIAAVEAAHTQLRRAVKSGKVERVRRGVYVSKTGKFTGEAPDPFLVARTADPEAVISYHSALVAHGVAHNVGFECAFRSAKVRSPFEYGGIRYVPYDLGDSPRTQAMRSRSYGTASVTTREQTIVDCLTSPGRAGGAEETVRSCSAFPYLDIDVLLEILGGAPAAVVARAGWLLDAKQADWGVADETLLSLEERLGHGPSKLDPKAKENRGWSFRWKLYLPETEGEVLSWTS is encoded by the coding sequence ATGAAATACGCTGATTTACAGTTTATAATTCATGGATACGGTTACATTTTGTACCCGTTTCTACTATACTTCGTCTGTATGAAGTTCAAAGACTACATAGAATCGCACCAGGCGTTCACGACGGGGGACGTCTACGCCATAGCGGCGGTGGAGGCCGCACACACGCAGCTACGGCGCGCCGTCAAATCCGGCAAGGTGGAGCGTGTGCGACGAGGCGTCTACGTGTCCAAGACCGGCAAGTTTACCGGCGAGGCGCCCGACCCGTTCCTCGTTGCCAGGACCGCCGACCCCGAGGCCGTGATCTCGTACCACTCTGCCCTCGTCGCCCACGGCGTCGCGCACAACGTCGGCTTCGAGTGTGCCTTCAGATCCGCAAAAGTACGCTCGCCGTTCGAGTACGGGGGCATCCGCTACGTTCCATACGACCTCGGCGATAGCCCCCGGACGCAGGCCATGCGCTCAAGGTCGTATGGCACGGCTAGCGTGACCACGCGCGAGCAGACCATCGTCGATTGCCTGACGAGTCCCGGGAGGGCAGGCGGCGCTGAGGAGACCGTGCGGTCCTGCTCGGCGTTTCCCTATCTTGACATCGATGTCTTGCTTGAGATCCTCGGCGGCGCGCCTGCAGCCGTCGTCGCCCGCGCAGGCTGGCTCCTCGATGCAAAGCAAGCTGACTGGGGCGTGGCAGACGAGACGCTTCTGTCGCTCGAAGAGAGGCTCGGGCATGGCCCGTCCAAACTCGATCCTAAGGCGAAGGAGAACAGGGGCTGGAGCTTTCGATGGAAGCTGTACCTGCCCGAGACGGAAGGGGAGGTCCTCTCATGGACATCATGA